CCTCATCTGGAATTTTGTCCATCTCAAGATTTGTTGACGATGCAAGAAATAGAGAAGCAGTGAATACATTACAGTCCTTAAATGGATGGCTATTTTTTTTACTGACTGCTTATGAAACCAGACAAGGAACTACATCTGAGAACAGACTTGTCTTGCTACCTCCACCTCTCATGACTTGCTCTCAAGGTCGACCGCGATACAGCATTTCAAGAGAACAAATATCTCATTTAGTATCTCTTGGAATGAACTGGCAAAGCATTGCAACATGCTTAGGGGTTAGCTCCCGTACTCTGTACAGGCACAGAGAGGACCTTGGCATTGAGCCACTGACTTATGCAACATTATCCGATGAAAACCTGAACAGGGTTGTTAGGGAAATTCTTCAGTATACCACAAATGCAGGTGAACAATATGTGCATGGCAGCTTGAGATCACGTGGGTTACGAATCCAAAGGTGGCGTGTAAGACAAAGTCTACAAGAAATTGACCCCTTTGGACGTTCCCTCAGAAGACGCAATGCAATACGTCGACGACTGTACAGTGTTCCTTTCCCCAATCAGTTATGGTGAGAAAATTCTAACAGAAAAACAGTCCTGATTCTAAGTCTATAGCAAAATGGATTATCTAAAGCAAAATAActcattgttttatttactcaAACGTGTGCATATCCTTGACCATGTCATAGTTTCCCCATACATAACTTAtacttatttcatttttctataGGCATATAGATGGAAACCACAAACTTGTGAGATGGAGGATGGTGTTCCATGGCTGTGTGGATGGTTTCAGTAGAACCATCATCTACCTTGCGTGTTTAGATAACAACAGGGCATCAAGTGTTTTGTCACTGTTCATGGTTGGTGTTCAGAACTTTGGAATGCCATCCAGAGTGAGATGTGATCACGGGCTAGAAAACACTGGTGTTGCCCGTTTCATGCTTTACAGGCAAGGACTGAACAGGCATAGTGTTATCACTGGCAGGTCTGTGCATAATCAAAGAATTGAGCGATTATGGGCAGAATTAAATCGAGTGGTCTCATATCATTTTGTTAATCTTTTCAATTTTATGGAGGAGCATGGTGTATTAGATTCACTTAATGAGGTCCATTTATTTTGTCTTCATTATATATATTTGCCATGTATTCAAAGAGCTGCCACAGAATTTCAGAACCAGTGGAATAACCATGGACTTTCAACACAAGGAGGGCAAACCCCTCTTCAGCTGTGGCAAAGGGGCATTATCAACAATGCAGGAATACATAACCCAAATATGAATGgtatttgtgaaaatgactttgGTATTGATGGATGCAGACCACTGCCAGAGCTGGAGACAAACAATAATGTCATTGTTCCATCAATTAACATTTCCATCAGTGACACCATGATGGTTACACTTCAACAGACCTTTGATCCATTTGAAGATGATGGCAATAACGGTATAGATTTATTTTGCAACCTTGTTCGTTTTCTTGAGAGACAATCCTAAAATATCAATAAGGCCTCTGGAGAAATTTCATTTACTGTAATTGTGGTTGTGCAGCTTAAAAAGAATACAGTGCCAAGACTGTTGTTAGTTCAGTATTATTAGAAGTTTAGTCACAGCTTTAAATTTCAAGAATGCTACTATCAACCTTTACATGCATGTTGACAGTTTGTATACAATTTTAAAGAATTTATGAGTTGTATTATGTGAGTCTGTTGAGATTTTACaaccatgttttgttttaaaacaccttgttaaaagaaaaaataaatttgttCAACCACATTTTATTGAGGTTTTTGGTCATCACAATCACCAGATGTATTGTCTTGGAACAAGAGGACTCAAACTGATAACATTAACATTAATACAGTCAGTAAATACATCAAACATGGATCACTGATCAAATAGAATAGAAGTGTCAGATAAACAATATTGAAGAACACCAGAGaataaaagcaacaaacaaGTACAAAgctagaaaacaaaaataatcacaATGCACATACATTAATGCAATGAAAAaattattattgaattatgtTAGTATATATAACTATTGTATACTTGTAGAATGGTACCCTGACAAGCAAATAGACTtgaagcaaatgaacatttgttAAAAGgtcaatgcaaaaacagagcCTCCAATCACAAAATAGGTGggtgaaatatgaaatatggcAACAAAGTAAATTCAGCTTGGTCTCAAGTGTGTTAATTGGTGTTTTAGGTGGaacattttgaacatttttgGTTTGATTTCTGAGAAAGAAAATGCATTGATATtcaaaacacccccccccctttaGAATTAGTTAATGATTGACACTCATTAATTTAACTGAGTGCAAAACTCAGATTAGCATACTAACCTGACTAGGAATTAAGCTATTCCAAAACCATGTGTATTACCTAATGCAAAGTCCATATTCTCCTGAAAGTCTTTGTAAGAGGTATGAAGTGGTAACTTTAAACAATTGATGCACGTGTTTGCAATGGGTAGTTTAGACATGGCTTGTGCATCAGGCTCTtggtgaagaaattcaatggaCGGTTGTGGAGAGAAGCCAATTGGTGGAACAGTGTTGGCTCCAGTGGCGAAGGCAAGAATTGTCCCCAGCTTCTGTGTTCCGTCTTGATCTAAAGGAAAAGCAATACTGTCAAAAATGgcattaaagacaaaaaacacagcaaGCATTTATACTTTTAACTGATTCAATGAAAAGATGCACCGCATTATAAATTGAACATACAATGCTTAAAACGCTAAATTTACCTTCTGCATCTGTTAGGTAGTCTCTCCAGAAACTAATGACAACTGCTTCAGCATGCCTTTTATTGCTCCCAGCTGGAGAAAGGCAGATGGTAAAGAGGCTGTCAAGAAGGTCAGCTGTAAGCACTGAAGGTGACCAGCATAGAAGGGTGCGAAAACTCTCTGGGTGAGCTTGGATTTTGTCCAGCACCTCAAGTGTCCGTAGTCCATCCTGAAATCTAAATGATAATCAGAATTACCTTTAAAatcacatcaaaaatgaatggatCCAAGAAGTATAATCTAAAACATATGAATTTATATATACAATAATTTTTACTTCCGATTATTCACATCATCAAAAGTGTATATCCCAAATCATGCATTTTTCATGTGATGCTGTCACCTTTGGAGGCATGGTGTACCTACACATAAAGAAATGTCACACAAAATTCCCAGAATACAAGGCAATCAGCATGGGTTTGAGTTACTTATTGGAcaacaataaatacatacatacatacataccttTCAAATGGACCACGGACTCTGTGTATTACTTGGAACATGATaatggacttcaggagaatgcacacccaacatgctcctctgaccattgacggagcgtctgtggagagagtgagcagcaccaagttcttgggtgtgcacatcacagaggatctctcctggacgtacaacaccacagcactggccaagaaatcacagcagcgtctcttctttctccgcaaactaagaagagcaggagcaccagcccccatcatgcacactttctacagaggcaccatcgagagcatcctgtcgagctgcatcactgtgtggtttggagcctgcaatgcgtcctgtcatagaaccctccaacgcatagtgagagctgcagagaggatcattggtgtctctctcccctccctccaggacatttacagcacccgtctcactaaaaaagccctttgcatagcggctgatcccacgcacccaatgcaaagcttcttcaagctgctgccgtcggggaggagactgcggagtctccaggccaggaccagcaggctgaaggacagcttcatccatcaggctgtcaggaagcttaactccctcccgattctgccccctctcccctctctcctccacggtctcactgaactctgtcacacacactcacacacacacacacacactctcttactcactcactggcctgcaccagttaccagtcactttgtggagcattggactgccattacctcataagactttgtgtTACACTATCTCATACCGTACATTaccaaatctccatttgcactatttgcctatttgcactactctgcctggtttgcactcaatgtcatttacccttatattgtatattgtatagctttcttgttatatgtaaaattgtactatattatttaattttttttactttaaaatattttacttgcatttttaatcactcttatatttaaatgttcattttctattttatctagggattgagagtaacgaagtttctattctctgtatgtcctgtacatgtggcagaattgacaataaagttgactttgacttgacTTTGATAATGTCATGTATAAGCAGATCCTTGTCTTCCAGCCTCCATAGCGGCCTCAGGCAGCCAGCATTGGCTAAGTATTCCTGAAGTGGCTCAGTTGCTACTATCAGATCTTCAAAGGATTTACACTCTTTAaccttcaaataaaaaaataaaaaattaatggGCCCCAATTAATACATGGAGTAGAATGAAATGCACACAATACTAAAACATTATCCAACAACTGACAAATCAGTTTTACCCTTTTAATTTTTTCACGCAGGTCACTATCGGCAACATCTTCTAAAACTGGTTTAGCCAAATCTGGGCCATCAACAAGGCAAGAGAAGAGTGTTGGGGACAGAAAGCCTGCTGGTGGACCACCATGTACAAGGCTTACTGCAATGGCTCTGCCTGCAATGAAGTACCTGTCCTCCCTCATGGCtagaaataatgaaaaacattacatGTCAATAGATGCATGAAAGCGCTTGACAAGAACTTCATAAAAACGATTTTTTTATTGCATTACTCGAGGGATATCAGCCTAAAATCAATACATACCATGTGATGGCCAAACCCGTGGCCACACTCTAAAGTCGGtaacttttgtattttcattcttcatttgaacatagtaatacattttagtttccaataactttattgattggtttggatacatttgttctatttttaagcgcgcacatttagtttacttatgtattcatactacttcatttctttgctttctgactaacctttgtctttttatttcttacctGCTATCATCCCTGGGAGTTGCCGGACAAAAGATGGTAGCAAGggtttgaaaccattaaatggAAAGGAAGATAATTGGACCATACCACCACCTCCTGCTGAAGGGgggaatgtgtgttttctttactttaaaaacaaagtatccatccatccatccatccatccatccatccatcttcatccgctttgtccggggccgggtcgcggggcagcagcctaagcaaagaggcccagacctccctctccccagccacctcctccagcttatccgggggaataccaaggcgttcccaggccagccgagagatataatctctccagcgtgtcctgggtctgccccggggcctcctcccggtgggacttgcctggaacacctcacccaggaggcgcccagggggcatccttgtcagatgcccgaaccacctcagctggctcctttcgatgtggagcagcagctgctctactctgagcccctcccggatggctgaacttctcaccctatctctaagggagaggccagccacccttcggaggaagctcatttctgccgcttgtatccgcgatctcgttctttcggtcactacccacagctcgtggccataggtgagggtagggacgtagatcgaccggtaaattgagagcttcgcttttacactcagctccctcttcaccacgacggaccggtgcagcgtccgcattactgcagctgcagccccaatccgtctgtcgatctccggctcccttctcccatcactcgcgaacaagaccccgagatacttgaactcctccacttggggcaggaactcatccccgacccggagtgggcactccacccttttccggctgggaaccatggcctcagatttggaggtgctgatcctcattcccgctgcttcacactcggctgcgaaccgttccagtgcgagctggaggcacccgatgaagccaacagaaccacatcatctgcaaaaatcagagatgagactctgaggccaccaaagcgaaagccctccgccacttggctgcgcctagaaatcctgtccataaaaattatgaacagaaccggagacaaagggcagccctggcggagcccatcacccaccgggaacgagtccgacttattgccggcaatgcgaaccaagctcttgcaacggttgtatagggatcgaatggcccgtagcaatgggccagacaccccatattcccgcaacacctcccacaggacaccccgagggacacggtcgaatgccttctccaagtccacaaaacacatgtagactggttgggcaaactcccatgcaccctcaagcatcctggagaggataaagagctggtccagtgttccgcgaccaggacgaaaaccgcaaaaacaaagtatttgtatttaattacatttttgagtttagggtttaatggggtttttggttttcttctttagtgtttagtttattaacaaACTAGATTGTACTGCATCGTTTGTGATTTATgatttagttttgtttgttacccctcatgtgtcacaatggtctgatcagccattatatatacccttgtatgtcatttcatgtttaggtcaattatgtttgtttgtggcagtcatttggtttgttaagtttgcagtctTTGCCCGAGTtcagttttgtgtctttgacctcttttatgagctcaacatttattagtcttgtaaatataatttttgggggttaaataaatggaaactatatttttctaataattcctGGGCTCCTCCTGTTTTTCAACTCGGTCCATCACATACCAGCACTATCAAGCGCCAAGTTCATTTTGCCTTCTTCACCCTCAAACATTGGAGACAGGGGCAAAGCTTTGATCAGAAGTCTTAGAAATTCTCTTCTTGGTCCACCCAAGTCAACAGCCTCTTCAGGTACTCCCATATCGTCAGAAAACCTGACAGAAATTGTGTGGCATGGATCATATGTCGCTCGTTTAAAACCTCTAATTGCTCCATCCAGGACTGTTGATCTATTAATGTTGAACTTGCATTTCTTCTGCTGGTTTACTTTTGCAGAAAGTTCCTCCAAAATATCTTTTGCTGATACCAAACAACTTGAAGTCctgtaggattaaaaaaaaaaaaaaaaagaaaaaaaaagaaaaaatattgaaaagaacatcagtaaaaacattcacatacaagGGCTACAAGGACATACAAAGTTTTGtcaaaatcagaatcagcatACTTTAATAATCCCTAAAGGAAATTATCATAATCATAAGCAAAATGTACAAAGAAGTATATTGCTCAGTGGCTTTTTGTATTGTTTATATGTTTTGGAGAACTAGAAAGCACtagagcaaagaaaaatagtttCAATGCACAATAAGTAAATAACAATAAGTAAATTTCACTTCATTGTCAGATAGGCTCTGTTAAAAATTCGCTGcctatttcaaataaaataaaatttgccAGCATTACAGCATTATCATTTGACTCTGTAGACATTAttcaaaaaactgttttgttaacagcaaatataaatatcatatatgcatataaatatctgAGGATGGATTACACTCCTTCACAACACTGGTTACAGTATTGGATTGCAACAAATATGGTGTGTTTAATTGGCTACTGTAAAACATTTGTATTTGAAACTAACCTTTCGCTCTGCAGGCTTGCTAGTATAGCCTGGTTAAGTTCCTCATCATCAGAAGACATGTCAGATAGTGGAGTCATGATTGAAAGGTAGTTATCGTAGTTTACAGATTGACTGTGTGTTGATGTAGAGGGTAATGCTGAACAATGATTCTCTGGATTCCTGGTCTGGTAGGGTGAGCTTGAGGTATTTCGGCACGTCAGGACCAGAACTGGATCACTTAAAGATGCAGATGATGAGGTAGAAGGCTGACTAGTGGAAGGGTAGATTTCCAATGAAGACACTGGTAACTGGCTGAAGGAAATGTTTGTTGAAGCGCTGCTGTACTTGTGTGAGATACTACTTTCATGGGTCAAGGCAGGAGTTTCCGTTAATAATGTTCCATTACAAACTGATGAGGCAGGAGATTGCGTCGGAGCAGAGATTGGTTGGAAGGCAGCTGTTGAACTGACAAAACTGTCTGAAGATGATGAGCGCAGCTGCCTTGATGAAACAGGGTTTTCTTCACAGTTTTCCCTCACTGCTGTAGCTTGTAATATCATccttagaaataaaataataattatattaaTTCACATATTTTGAATTTGAACATTAAATACCATATATCCAACCTCTTCTGCTTATTCTTATCAGAGGTGGGGTggttggagcctatcccagctaccatagggtgaGAAATTTCAAGAGTTAATAGATCTTTCTCACAATTACTTTTACATACTAGGCAGACCAAATTGTAACACATCTCCTGAACAGCAGTAGTCTTACGTTCTATGATTCACAAACAGtccaacagagcagctgtaaatTTAGTCAATACCAGAGCTTAggattaacattttaaaaaaggaacattAACTTGGTACTATTCTATCCAACTAAAAAGGTGaaaggcaagtttaaaaagaacagaGATGAGAAAGTTCAAAGGTTGTTTATGCACCAATTTTTGGTCTTCATATTATTACTGTACAGTGCTATGTAGATTCATTCAAAAGTCAAATAACGTACCAAAATTGGTTTTGATGGTCTGATGTATAGGGCTTTCGATTTATAAATTTTATGTATGAGATTTGCATCCAGCTCCTGTCCTGCTCGCAGTTTGGGCGCAATCAGTATGTTGCCACAAGCCATCAGGAACTCCAGGCTGGAAAACAGTTAAgttgtaaaatgtttaaaatccaaaacagcaaaaatgttcCAATAACTTTTTTAGAGCTAATCTTGTTTTCGTCTTTGAATCAGACTTAAACCAGTAGTAACAGAAGTAAACTTTATACAAATGTCAAAAAAGTATGCCAAAAATGGAGTGTTCAAGAAAGGATAACTGATTTGGTTCTTTTAGTTTACTTTACTGATTCATGTCTACCTGTTCTCTGACTTAAATCATTATGTAAAGCTTTGAAATGCCTAGATATCGAAAAGACTACTGACAAAAGCTGTGTCGCATTAGGTTTCGACTGCTAGCACAACCTACCTTACATCAATAGAAAGTTTATCTCCAAAGGCGTCCCTTATTTGTTCAGAGACAGTTTTCTGGTCCCAGGATTTTTGGAATTCAAATCCATTCAATATATGCcgttgttcatgtaaatgttgttttgtgCGATGCTTGACAACAACACTGCTTGATGGCCGTGGAAGAAGGATGACATCTTTGTTGAAAGTATCATGATAATGTGTCTTGGttctataaaacaaaacagaaactataTTCAGATTTATGTATCGTTTGTTTTACTTACCTATACTTAGACACTATCAGTTCCTTAAGAAAGTTGCTAATGTCACTTGGTAGTGACCAGCTTACACGTTTAACTGTTGCTAagcttttataaataaaatgttacacagttcatattaaaaaaacagtatcACAGCTAGCCATTTAGCCCACTTGAATATGTTTAAAGTTGCTCGTGCATGTAAGAGGTGAGTATAATAGCAAACACAAATAACCGAAAcataatttgaaagaaaaaaaatgcataaagtAATAGCATGCTTATAAATTTCCTTtgaaaaaaagtggaaaacgtccgtaaaatagaaaatgttttggggtttgaccATTTTAATTCACTGAagcttgaattaaaaaaaaaaaaaaaaaaaaatacacacacacacacacacacatatacacacacacacacacacacatatatacatatatatatatatatacatatatatatatatacatatatatatatatatatatatatatatatatatatgtgtatatatatatatatatatatatatatgtatatatatatatatatatactggatactggaatgcctagaattgtacaagatcaatgggaccctaagagccttcatcaggaactcaatggggatgtggcgtacaacactagaggccaactccaagcccatagcacaagtcaccatcaagtgcgggatctaccaaggagatgctctgtccccactgctgttctgcataggcctgaaccccctcagtgagatcattaacaagactggctacggataccgactacagaacggagcagttgtcagccacctcctgtacatggatgacatcaagctgtatgccaagagtgaacgagacatcgattcactgatccacactaccaggctatacagcaatgacattggaatgtcgttcggactggagaagtgtagtcggatggtaacaaagagagggaaggtagtcagaactgaggggattgaactaccagaaggcaacattgcagacatagaggacagttacaagtacttggggatcccacaggcgaatgggaaccatgaagaggccgctagaaaagctgcaaccaccaagtacctgcagagggtcaggcaagtcctgaggagtcagctgaatggtaagaacaagatccgggccatcaacacgtacgccctgcccgtgatcaggtaccctgctggggtaataggctggccaaaggaggagatagaagccactgacataaagacaagaaagctccttaccatgcatggagggtttcaccccaaatccagcaccctgaggctgtacgctaagcggaaggaagggggccggggactggtgagtgtcagcaccacagtccaggatgagacaacgaacatccaagaatacattaggaagatggccccaactgaccgagtgctcagtgaatacctcaggcagcagaaacccaagaaagaggagggagacgaggaaccatcatggaaggacaggcccctgcacggtatgtaccaccggcagatagaggaggtggctgatatccagaaatcctaccagtggctggacaaagctggactgaaagacagcacagaggcactaatcatggcagcacaagaacaagctctgagcacaagatccatagaggctggggtctatcacaccaggcaagaccccaggtgcaggctgtgtaaagatgccccagagacaatccagcacataacagcagggtgcaagatgctagcaggcaaggcatacatggaacgccataaccaagtggccggcatagtgtacaggaacatctgtgccgagtataacctggaagtcccgaggtcaaaatgggagatgcccccaagggtggtggagaatgaccgagctcagatcctgtgggacttccagatacagacggacaaaatggtggtggctaaccaaccggacatagtggtggtagacaaacagaagaagatggccgtagtgatcgatgtagcggttccgaatgacagcaatatcaggaagaaggaacacgagaagctggagaaataccaagggctcagagaagagctcgagaggatgtggagggtgaaggtaacggtggtccccgtggtaatcggagcactaggtgcggtgactcccaagctaggcgagtggctccagcagatcccaggaacaacatcagagatctctgtccagaagagcgcagtcctgggaacagctaagatactgcgcaggaccctcaagctcccaggcctctggtagaggacccgagcttgaaggataaaccgcccgcaggggcgtgctgggtgttttttatatttatatttatatatttatatttatatatttatatatatatatatatatatatatatatatatacacacacacatatatatacacatacatatatatatatatacacacacacacacacacacacacatatatatatatatatatatatatatatacatatatatatatatatatatatatatatatatatatatatacacacacacacacacacacacacatatatatatatacacacacacatatatatatatacacacacatatatatatatatacacacatatatatatatacacatatacacacacacatatatatacacatatacacacacacatatatataatatatatatatatatatatatatatatatatatatatatatatatatatatatatatatatatatatatatatgtgtgtgtgtgtgtgtgtgtgtgtgtatatatatgtgtgtgtatatatgtgtgtgtatatatatatacacacacacacatatatatatatatatatatatatatatatatatatatatatacacacacacacacacatatatatatatatatatatatatatatatatatatatatatatatatatatatatatatatatatatatatatatatatatatatatatatatatatatatatatatatatatgtgtgtgtatatatatatatatatatatatatatatatatatatatatatatatatatatatatatatgtgtgtgtatatatatatatatatatatatatatatatatatatatatatatatatatatatatatatatatatatatatatatatatatatatatatatatatatatatatatatatatatatatatatatatatatatatatatatatatatatatatatatatatatatatatatatatatatatatatatatatatatatatatatatatataatatatatatgtgtgtatatatatatatatatatatatatatacacacatatatatatatatatatatatatatatatatatatatatatatatatatatacacacatatatatatatatatatatatatatatatatatatacacacatatatatatatatatatatatatatatatatatatatatatatatatatatatatacatatatatatatatatatatatacatatatatatatatatacatatatatatatatatatatatatatatatatatatatatatatgtgtatatatatatatatgtgtatatatatatatatatatatatatatatatatatatatatatatatatatatatatatatatatgtgtatatatatatatatgtgtatatatatatatatgtgtatatatatatatatatatatatatatatatatatatatatatatatatatatatatatatatatatatatatatata
This region of Maylandia zebra isolate NMK-2024a linkage group LG20, Mzebra_GT3a, whole genome shotgun sequence genomic DNA includes:
- the LOC112436669 gene encoding G2/M phase-specific E3 ubiquitin-protein ligase-like; translated protein: MMGAGAPALLSLRRKKRRCCDFLASAVVLYVQERSSVMCTPKNLVLLTLSTDAPSMVRGACWVCILLKSIIMFQVIHRVRGPFERFQDGLRTLEVLDKIQAHPESFRTLLCWSPSVLTADLLDSLFTICLSPAGSNKRHAEAVVISFWRDYLTDAEDQDGTQKLGTILAFATGANTVPPIGFSPQPSIEFLHQEPDAQAMSKLPIANTCINCLKLPLHTSYKDFQENMDFALGNTHGFGIA